ATGTCTCCATATTTCATtgaaagtttgaaattgtacTGAGGTCACGTCATGCTGGAGGCAGGTTTTTCCAACATTTGGTGGCTATAACGAAAGCTGTTTAGGCAAATTTAGCATCCAGTGTGATGCCCTAGTACTATAGACCCTGAATCAATCTGAAATGCTAAAAAGCTCATCTCCGTAAAACTTGGCTAGGTTGAGTtaccaatataaaaataagcgGTCTTTCGtggtttataattaacataccAGTGTGGGTTCTCATGTGTATCGCTTGAAAACTTCTACTCTTAAAAGTTTTATCGCAGAACTGACACGAGAATGGCTTGTCTGTTGAGTGGGATCTCATGTGCTTCACTAAATCTGcctgaaaatattatttgtcaTGAATATATTTGAGGTCATTTCAATCTTAGAGGTGCTGATATAAATGCGGAAATTAAACATAACTTTACTACTACCTGAATTAATGTGAGACTTGATTCCAGTCTCATATCATTTCAAGTATTAATATCAATACTAATAGTGTTataaggcatatattttctgaTACGACCGCTTCGGACACAAATGACGCTCCAACAGAAAAGAGACGGGGCAAGACATATGTACTCAACGAACAGTATTGTAGTacgtttttttatgtaaaatcccTCACGTGATGGGGAGGGGTGAGGCATCCCACCAcgaacatccgcaacaacaggtgtcaagagatgcgttgccggcctttaacgtaAGGTATGCTTGAAGGTAACTAAGTCGTATTGGTCCGAGAAAACACCATATAGTTTACTGTTGAGCCTACTCGAGTACGCCTCCTTTGTCTGGTCACCTCAATATGATACTTATACTGATATGCTTGAGTCTAttccataggttctcaacgtgggcgataacgcctccccgtgggcgtttgagactttcgggggggcagtagaagacccagagaatactagggggcattgagatggcgcagatgtgGCGTGGGAAGATTAAacaatatagtctaaaaaggcaaaaaatacacgaaaatactctagaaaaaaacataatattctcaaagtgggtgagcaaaataaggttgagaaactatggtctatTCAAAGACGTCTTCTTCGCGTATTGATGATTTGgtttggttttttaaaatactCGATTCTACTACCCTCTTGTCGGATTTTCATCTAAGAGTTCCCAATCGGTCTTCAAGACATGAACAGACTTTTCCCGTTCTGTAATAATAGCGTGTCCTTCCATAACCCTATCGAtagaatttgtcgtcaataTAATGACCTACTACTCGAAAATATtgaagtacctgacatccacagttcatctgtGTGTAAATGGTAATCTACTTTATATaaattctttaattattttaaattattttatctacaccaatgctttaaatcctctatccTTTCCGaatcggcgcgctccggatctcgctgtacactgtagatcggcaagcttccggcattttcgcggcattttccccgtgtgtattattttacgtgtagttataaaatgcttataactagggtgatttgagtgactgtcactgaaagctattgaaacaagctataagaccatgtataaagaCTAAGAccattgtctttcttttttatttcacacagacttttcattcgaaaaaaagtgtaaaaataggtatattttaaaataaatattgttattattgttaattacttgttttatttatttccttttatgtttttgtaatgaatagtatatgttaattataaaataaagcttaaatctccacaaagaacgatcttcgtgtaaagtcttgataacgaccgctcgctgcgccggccgggaacaagtggacacataagtgctttgtccgtaaagctatgacgtcgaatattggtggccttgaatcgtaacggatcgaattgtgtttgggaattcactcgttcataactgcgtaggcaaataaaccatcttgtacacctaataagggtgaaaactggatgaggtaaaagagtgccccgcggcacagccgctctcattgttttttgaattaccaatgcccgcgggcacggccgatgcggaaaggctattaaagattctgaaacagttagcttattgccaacattaaaacacccaatgttctaataaccattacatcatccaaacgagtgttgtaatgttgtactgaatttcattacaacactcctatgtttttttttcgatcccttcatgcgctaAGAGTTTCAAttcagccacattcttattgctcgatgcgtggtatctgtatgaattttgaaaaaagaacattttcgtttatgcgcgttccacactaccagaacgtcgcgcgccctAAAAAAAAGTAgcttattcgaatccccgccattttacttcgatatttttatttttttgtttacaaaaatgagcgattcaagttttgacagcacaccgcctaATATTCAactgaattataataattgcactatacaaaatgtaaattactactaaaataagtaattctttcattaatacttagtttatttgtatataatcagtaatgaatgatataatttatactactaggactggctgttttaatgttagcagtaagctgtttcagaatcttttagaggattcaaatcctagatgtagataaagtattgtatgcaactgttgataattaggtattaaaacactcatgtgatactattatcatccacatatataaatccacattcgtgttttaataccccttattacacaacagttgcataaataactattaaaaaatcttaaatatatattttgtctgttttttgcttttataataaatattacattacctaaagctagttttaaaatcgctatttttattgtattttaatagttattcatTTATGCTAAGCATGCTGTCTACACACCCTtgtggagttgcagcctatttCGTATTCaactgatagtttttttttgttaattgtgTATTTGTTGTAGTTCTGTTGTGCAAacctattatataaataaaattaaaataaacaatgatcACCACTACCACACTAGTTTTAACTGGAAAGCACACTGTTTACAAATACAACAATAGTAATGTATGTCAACTTGTCAAAGTCGAGAttccttatttattattagctagctgacccgacagacgttgttctgtatataataaataaaataatgtgtttatacgaatttgtcaataatatatcataacatcaaaaattacttcgtaaaatatgcaccctgctgtcgtaatgaaattgtttcacagcagaactgttaaaccgtgcatcaataaattctctcatagaaattatgtatggacacatcaaaggaaaaacaaatttgttgtttttatttaatttagcagcatttccctatttattcaccttttacaccttctctggacttccacaacaTGTCATTATTGACAATTATATAAGTACACTACAATGAAGCCACTTAggaatatacaataataattaccttAATATAGAACCTCATCTCGCACAGGTGGCAGGCATAGTTCTTGATACCGGTATGCCTAATCAGATGTACTTTTAGGTTCCCGGGCTGTGCAAACTTCTTTCCACATTGTGAACAACTGTAGTTTTTCTCATTTGTGTGTGTTTCTAAGTGAATCTGTAAGTTTGCAAATTCgaatattacaatatcgttTTCAACTTACATACCTTTTTAAACATTGCTTAAAAGGCAATTATatctaaaatttatttctttggaATTCTttcttatacaaattaattttgtaaccaaaatttatgaacgatgcgggactcgaacccgcgacctatgGGGCGATACCGACTGAGCACTGAGCACTCTTTCCAacggagccaaccgttcgagtacgcaggggttgtaaattttggtatatcttgttcaacttgcatgttgtggctccatctacaggatctactttacagttgttcaaccttagtaaatattgtatattaggaaatttacctgagatgtcgctctttcaaatctgagccactgttcaggcagtatctatgaataaatttaaatgtttgattaaaaaatggctctgtaaattctactacttcacagctgaatatctaagtgatcaacCTGGGACAACAGTACAATATCGCACTTCTGActcgaataactatcgccctgtttcagtgttgccgaccctaagtaaaatttttgaaaaaaatattttaagccaattGCTTACTCACTTTGACACTTATAAGtagtaacttattattttagtaacttATGATTTCCTAAGAATAACTTATATGAAgtatcatataaaacaatttggctttactaggggacgctcgactacggatgcaggtgttgaactcatcaggaatatttttgaggcctgggaggaatcacagaatgcacttggcatcttctgtgatttatctaaggcttttgattgtgttccacattcaacgctggtctggaagctatgtcactatggtataagaggatctgcgctcgatcttctgatctcatatttaaataatacgaTCCAGAGGGTCGATGTGAAAttgcaggagatctcctgggactcctctcggtatgggggtaccactagggtctattcttggacccttcctcttcctaatttatataaatgatctacctaaccttgtaaaaaaaacacaaggtggtattgtttgcggatgacacttcacttatattcaaagtgaaacgaagccaagttttatatgacgaagtaaacaatgctctatctgacatcgtgtgcTGGTCAAGCGCCAATAACTTACTGTTGAATagtcataaaaacaaatatattaaatttaccgcgccaaatgtcaaaaatgtagatgcgaatattttattaaacggagaggtggtagAACTGACatattgactgttgcttctcaatacatttttgataatgttctggtatgttcataagcacattgaagagttttctagaaactgtgacattatatatttaattattattgaaaaaagagCGCGAATAATAATGccgagagagtttcttgcattgcttcttctctttcagagcgccatttgtttccgaggcggtggtagtattagaaatgacatcaaggagaattctaaaggaatcaatttttagaaaataaatgtcttttcaTAATGGGAAGTACCTGTATTACTTAGATTTGAAATTTTCATCAATAATAAAACCAAGATGGCgaattccaaaatggccgcctaGCAAAAATTGTGTTTCTTTCACTTGTTTTTAAAACTACCCACTCGTTCTTGaacgtatttttataaatacctATACTAACCTTCAAATTATAGGCCTGTACAAACTTAGCGTCACACATATGGCACTCGTGTTTCTTGATCCCGGCGTGTATAAGTTCGTGGTTCTTCAACACATTGAGATAGGCAAAGCTCTTGCCGCAAGTGAGGCACTGGTACTTGCGGACAGCCGTGTGAATCCTCATATGACTACTCAAACTTCGCAGCGATAGGAATGTCTTGTCGCAACACTTGCATTTTATATCTGGCTGaaaatttttgagaaaaatataaGATCTAACAGCTCCGTTCCAAAATTTACCCGTGGAggtgctcctttgcacaggatgccggctagactatgggtaccacaacggcgcctatttctaccgtgaagcagtaatgtgtaagcataactgtttcggtctgaagggcgcgtagctagtgaaattactgggcaaatgagaatgaattatgtctcaaggtgacgagcgcagttgtagtgcctgagctgcactgcattgtaatgggcagagcgtatcaattcccatcagctgaacttcctgttCGTTTCATCtggaggaggccatactttgtattaaattatcctattgtttcacaataaattcattttctttagaaatttcattttgttaaaaaatgtttagtagtatattctaatattgttaatttctgttattaaaagaacttataaagacaacagctgttatttttacatcctaaaaatattatttaataaataaaatacaacgttataatgtgaattttaaattagtacatgtcgcttacacttttttgatgtgtgtattttcgatatcagtttaattaaagtttttggATATCTGTtctagttacggaataa
Above is a window of Leptidea sinapis chromosome 40, ilLepSina1.1, whole genome shotgun sequence DNA encoding:
- the LOC126976403 gene encoding zinc finger protein 431-like isoform X3, producing MKTVNSLLQHLLLGEILARRKRRGPGRPPKDPDGAKRRLERMRCMKCGKSFQKYDNFEAHMRGHFGKLPDIKCKCCDKTFLSLRSLSSHMRIHTAVRKYQCLTCGKSFAYLNVLKNHELIHAGIKKHECHMCDAKFVQAYNLKIHLETHTNEKNYSCSQCGKKFAQPGNLKVHLIRHTGIKNYACHLCEMRFYIKADLVKHMRSHSTDKPFSCQFCDKTFKSRSFQAIHMRTHTGERPYACDLCPKKFMARKDLRNHRMIHTGEKPHKCTHCGQAFIQKCALNRHMRGHGKHDETLPRAVEAAPLTMAYTHHQWHPDA